In Streptomyces sp. NBC_01426, one genomic interval encodes:
- a CDS encoding MDR family NADP-dependent oxidoreductase yields the protein MVTTPPRTPPRTTRRIRLSVRPRGLPERGHFAVVEEPLAEPGPGQVLVRNRYFLVFPGLRTLIGGEVEGLPLPALRAGDALFGPAVGEVVAAPAEGPLRPGDTVSHLLGWQEYAVVDAADCTPLGDALPDPVAPLAQGSAPYGALTRLARVRPGDTVLVTGAAGAVGTLAGPIARLLGAGRVLGTTGSPAKAERLVSELGYDAVVLRGGARPFAERLAGVAPEGIDVLLDTVGGEQLAAAVDSARPGARFALVGALSGQLSASRLGGSAPVEIDAFRLVVRGLSLHGYSGADHPDVEEEWVRRFGGWLRSGEIVFPHTRIRGIEHAPRALEELIAGRHFGAVIVDVWG from the coding sequence ATGGTCACGACCCCGCCCCGCACCCCGCCCCGGACCACGCGCCGGATCCGGCTGTCCGTCCGGCCCCGGGGGCTGCCCGAGCGGGGCCACTTCGCCGTCGTCGAGGAGCCGCTCGCCGAGCCCGGTCCGGGTCAGGTGCTGGTCCGCAACCGGTACTTCCTGGTCTTCCCGGGCCTGCGCACCCTGATCGGCGGAGAGGTCGAGGGCCTGCCGCTGCCGGCGCTGCGCGCGGGTGACGCGCTGTTCGGGCCGGCGGTCGGCGAGGTCGTGGCCGCGCCGGCCGAGGGCCCGCTGCGGCCGGGCGACACCGTGTCCCACCTGCTCGGCTGGCAGGAGTACGCCGTGGTGGACGCCGCGGACTGCACGCCCCTGGGCGACGCGCTGCCCGACCCGGTCGCCCCTCTCGCCCAGGGTTCGGCCCCCTACGGCGCGCTGACGCGGCTCGCGAGGGTCCGGCCGGGTGACACCGTCCTGGTCACCGGGGCGGCGGGGGCGGTGGGGACCCTGGCCGGGCCGATCGCCCGGCTGCTCGGCGCGGGCCGGGTCCTCGGCACCACCGGCTCCCCCGCGAAGGCCGAACGCTTGGTGTCGGAGCTCGGCTACGACGCGGTCGTCCTGCGGGGCGGCGCACGGCCCTTCGCCGAGCGGCTCGCGGGGGTGGCGCCCGAGGGTATCGACGTCCTGCTGGACACCGTCGGCGGCGAACAGTTGGCGGCGGCCGTCGACTCCGCCCGCCCCGGGGCCCGGTTCGCCCTGGTCGGCGCCCTGTCGGGCCAGTTGTCGGCGAGCCGTCTCGGCGGGAGCGCCCCGGTGGAGATCGACGCGTTCCGTCTGGTCGTCAGGGGCCTCTCGCTGCACGGCTACAGCGGCGCGGACCACCCGGACGTCGAGGAGGAATGGGTCCGCCGGTTCGGGGGCTGGCTGCGCTCCGGTGAGATCGTCTTCCCGCACACCCGGATCCGGGGCATCGAACACGCGCCCCGGGCGTTGGAGGAGTTGATCGCGGGGCGCCACTTCGGGGCCGTGATCGTGGACGTGTGGGGATGA
- a CDS encoding MerR family transcriptional regulator: MWIGEAAAAAGTTPRALRFYEQRGLLTPPARTASGRREYGPGEVARVRVIRDLLAHGFTVEDLRGVAHRLHVLVDGPPVGCDGSGVVGDRLAALDAEIDRLTRLRERLARRAGVRDDDGTGPDAGSRVR, encoded by the coding sequence ATGTGGATCGGCGAAGCGGCGGCGGCAGCGGGGACGACACCCAGGGCGCTGCGGTTCTACGAACAGCGGGGGTTGCTCACCCCGCCGGCCCGGACGGCGTCGGGCCGGCGGGAGTACGGGCCGGGCGAGGTCGCGCGGGTCCGGGTGATCCGCGACCTGTTGGCCCACGGGTTCACCGTGGAGGACCTGCGCGGGGTCGCGCACCGTCTGCACGTGCTGGTCGACGGGCCGCCGGTCGGATGTGACGGGAGCGGGGTCGTCGGGGACCGGCTCGCCGCCCTCGACGCCGAGATCGACCGCCTCACCCGGCTCCGTGAGCGGCTCGCACGTCGGGCGGGCGTACGGGACGACGACGGCACGGGCCCGGACGCCGGGAGTCGGGTGCGGTGA
- a CDS encoding sensor histidine kinase, whose protein sequence is MSETTPGATAPAPVPEPSGRTVPRFAVVLRTPARAGEPLFARAPKAWQRMTPFAVVAVFVLSLMPVTIAVLTNVYGAGGGWAGALGVAQTAPLLLAVTRPLPAWGIVLTADVVGAVVLTRADGVAGQAWPWTPMVVVGYLVAMVCLGLRESVRNLVAVWLVTGAVGGALELLRPDGVTTTTALLFILAGALLALTGALRGLGDAQQRIVEQQGISEAERARRTLLEERARIARELHDVVAHHMSVITVQADSAPYRLPGMADPVRAEFEAIAASARESLGEMRRLLTVLRGNGEGPGGERAPQPGIDRLQQLVEATVRAGQPVRLSLAAGAAAAAPAAVDLSAYRIVQEALANVVRHAPGARTHVSVTLHSDELLVLVVNGPAPDAAPALETSGTGHGLVGMRERVRLTGGTLDTGPLPDGGFRVAARLPLNETAEEPS, encoded by the coding sequence ATGAGCGAGACGACGCCCGGGGCGACGGCCCCCGCACCGGTCCCCGAACCGTCCGGCCGCACGGTGCCCCGCTTCGCGGTGGTGCTGCGGACGCCCGCCCGCGCGGGCGAGCCGCTGTTCGCGCGGGCCCCCAAGGCCTGGCAGCGGATGACGCCCTTCGCCGTCGTGGCCGTCTTCGTGCTGTCGTTGATGCCGGTGACGATCGCCGTGTTGACCAACGTCTACGGAGCCGGCGGCGGCTGGGCCGGCGCCCTCGGAGTCGCGCAGACCGCACCGCTGCTGCTCGCCGTGACCCGGCCGCTGCCCGCCTGGGGCATCGTGTTGACCGCGGACGTCGTGGGCGCGGTGGTGCTGACCCGTGCCGACGGGGTGGCCGGGCAGGCCTGGCCGTGGACGCCGATGGTGGTCGTGGGCTACCTGGTGGCGATGGTCTGTCTGGGGCTGCGCGAGTCCGTGCGGAACCTGGTCGCGGTGTGGCTGGTGACGGGCGCGGTCGGAGGGGCGCTCGAACTCCTCCGGCCCGACGGGGTGACCACCACCACCGCGCTGTTGTTCATCCTCGCCGGCGCCCTCCTCGCGCTGACGGGTGCCCTGCGCGGTCTCGGGGACGCGCAGCAGCGCATCGTCGAACAGCAGGGCATCAGCGAGGCCGAACGGGCGCGCCGCACCCTGTTGGAGGAACGGGCGCGGATCGCGAGGGAGTTGCACGACGTGGTGGCCCACCACATGTCGGTGATCACGGTGCAGGCCGACTCCGCCCCGTACCGGCTGCCCGGCATGGCGGATCCGGTGCGCGCGGAGTTCGAGGCGATCGCGGCGAGCGCCCGGGAGTCGCTGGGCGAGATGCGCCGGCTGCTGACGGTGCTGCGCGGGAACGGTGAGGGACCGGGCGGGGAGCGGGCCCCGCAGCCGGGCATCGACCGGCTCCAGCAGTTGGTGGAGGCGACCGTACGGGCCGGGCAGCCGGTGCGGTTGTCCCTGGCCGCCGGGGCCGCGGCGGCGGCGCCCGCGGCGGTGGACCTGTCGGCGTACCGGATCGTGCAGGAGGCCCTGGCGAACGTGGTGCGGCACGCTCCGGGCGCGCGGACGCACGTCTCGGTGACCCTCCACTCCGACGAGTTGCTCGTGCTGGTGGTCAACGGGCCCGCCCCCGACGCCGCACCGGCCCTGGAGACCTCGGGCACGGGGCACGGCCTGGTGGGGATGCGGGAGCGCGTACGGTTGACGGGCGGCACGCTGGACACCGGTCCGCTGCCGGACGGTGGCTTTCGGGTCGCCGCCCGTCTGCCCCTGAACGAAACAGCCGAGGAACCGAGTTGA
- a CDS encoding response regulator produces MTIRVIIVDDQAMVRAGFAALLSAQADIDVVGEAPDGREGVRVSRTVHPDVVLMDVRMPEMDGLTAARELLDPPRGVVHRPKVLMLTTFDIDDYVYEALRAGASGFLLKDAPPADLIAAVRVVASGEALLAPSVTRRLIADFVRQRPAPRKDPALRLKGLTPRETEVLELIARGLSNQEIAAHLVLAEQTVKTHIGKVLAKLDLRDRAQAVIFAYEAGLVRPGDGA; encoded by the coding sequence TTGACCATCCGCGTGATCATCGTCGACGACCAGGCCATGGTGCGGGCGGGGTTCGCCGCGCTGCTCTCGGCGCAGGCCGACATCGACGTGGTGGGCGAGGCTCCCGACGGCCGGGAGGGCGTGCGCGTCTCGCGCACGGTGCACCCCGACGTGGTGCTGATGGACGTGCGGATGCCGGAGATGGACGGGCTGACGGCCGCCCGTGAGCTCCTCGATCCCCCGCGGGGCGTGGTGCACCGCCCGAAGGTGCTGATGCTGACCACCTTCGACATCGACGACTACGTGTACGAGGCGCTGCGCGCCGGCGCGTCCGGGTTCCTGTTGAAGGACGCCCCGCCGGCCGACCTGATCGCGGCGGTCCGGGTGGTCGCCTCGGGCGAGGCGCTGCTGGCCCCGTCGGTGACGCGGCGGCTGATCGCCGACTTCGTCCGGCAGCGGCCGGCGCCTCGCAAGGACCCGGCGCTGCGGTTGAAGGGGCTGACCCCGCGTGAGACCGAGGTGTTGGAGCTCATCGCGCGCGGCCTGTCGAACCAGGAGATCGCCGCGCATCTGGTGCTGGCGGAGCAGACGGTGAAGACGCACATCGGCAAGGTGCTGGCCAAACTGGACCTGCGGGACCGGGCCCAGGCAGTGATCTTCGCCTATGAGGCGGGGCTGGTGCGCCCCGGCGACGGTGCCTGA